A region of Deltaproteobacteria bacterium DNA encodes the following proteins:
- a CDS encoding tRNA 4-thiouridine(8) synthase ThiI, translating into MKALCVFSGGLDSMLASSIVRAQGIMVQALFFETPFFSPERAKKSAAEIRLPLKVVDITERHLEIVRNPKHGYGENMNPCIDCHALMIRCAGELLEGEGANFIITGEVLGQRPMSQNRKALDIVEAESECGGILLRPLSAKRLPMTTPEREGWVDRERLLNLSGRSRKPQMALAEKFGIKDYPSPAGGCLLTDKGFSNRLKDLFTDSDEVDVREIELLKVGRHFRVSPGIKFIVGRNQRENQAIQNLATPGDLILKSTSCPGPTVLAPGDLPGEAVTLAASLAASYSDVDEGGEAEIRIEGRGKNSVVSARARKKEEFKNYLI; encoded by the coding sequence ATGAAAGCCCTGTGTGTGTTTTCAGGCGGCCTGGACAGCATGCTTGCTTCCTCGATAGTACGAGCCCAAGGGATCATGGTCCAGGCCCTTTTTTTTGAAACACCTTTCTTCTCTCCGGAACGTGCGAAAAAATCTGCCGCGGAAATCCGACTCCCCCTCAAAGTAGTCGACATTACGGAACGCCATCTGGAGATCGTGCGAAACCCCAAGCACGGGTATGGTGAAAACATGAACCCTTGCATCGACTGCCATGCCCTGATGATTCGTTGCGCGGGCGAACTCCTGGAAGGGGAAGGGGCTAATTTCATTATTACGGGTGAAGTCCTCGGCCAAAGGCCTATGTCCCAAAATCGCAAGGCCCTTGACATCGTGGAGGCCGAAAGTGAATGCGGCGGTATTCTGCTTCGCCCGCTTTCGGCCAAACGCTTGCCCATGACAACTCCGGAAAGGGAAGGATGGGTGGACCGGGAGCGACTTCTGAACCTCTCGGGTCGATCCAGGAAACCACAGATGGCCCTGGCCGAGAAATTCGGCATCAAGGACTACCCTTCACCAGCCGGGGGGTGTCTTCTGACGGACAAGGGGTTTTCGAATCGTCTCAAAGATCTTTTCACCGACTCGGATGAAGTCGATGTCCGGGAAATCGAACTCCTTAAAGTCGGACGACACTTTAGAGTTTCCCCAGGAATAAAATTCATCGTTGGCAGGAACCAACGGGAGAACCAGGCCATCCAGAACCTGGCCACCCCTGGGGACCTGATTCTGAAATCAACATCCTGCCCAGGCCCCACGGTCCTGGCCCCGGGTGATCTCCCCGGGGAAGCCGTAACCCTTGCGGCATCTCTTGCGGCCTCATACAGTGATGTCGATGAAGGAGGAGAAGCAGAAATCAGGATTGAGGGAAGGGGAAAAAACAGTGTGGTTTCAGCAAGGGCACGGAAGAAAGAGGAGTTCAAAAACTACCTGATTTAA
- a CDS encoding DnaJ domain-containing protein, whose product MGGKDYYKILGVSRSASQDEIKKAYRKLALKYHPDRNKDKKDAEERFKEISEAYAVLSDPEKKKQYDMFGADGFQQRFTQEDIFSDFDFSSIFREFGFGGGGRAQSIFSHIFGGGGQNAFRESGRFGTGFGGFESHHRPIKGQDVNYELTITLEEAATTTQKTIPSQPGSPIDRLSVKIPAGISTGKKLRLRGQGQPGLYGGPRGDVYIHIKVLDHPLFKREGDDLIITREIKFSEAVLGTEIEVPTIDGKTLRLKIPPGTQSRARFRLKGYGMPHMKGTGRGDAYVEISIAVPRKLDRKQRALIRELAEAGL is encoded by the coding sequence AGGCCTATCGAAAGCTCGCCCTGAAATACCACCCTGACCGAAACAAGGACAAAAAGGATGCCGAAGAAAGGTTCAAGGAAATCAGCGAGGCCTATGCCGTCTTGAGTGACCCTGAGAAAAAGAAACAATATGACATGTTCGGGGCCGATGGTTTCCAGCAGCGCTTCACGCAAGAGGATATTTTCAGTGATTTCGATTTTTCCAGCATCTTCAGGGAATTCGGTTTCGGAGGCGGTGGAAGGGCCCAAAGCATCTTCAGCCATATTTTCGGTGGAGGAGGACAGAACGCCTTCAGGGAAAGCGGCCGTTTCGGAACCGGCTTCGGTGGTTTCGAAAGTCACCACCGTCCCATAAAGGGACAGGATGTCAATTACGAGTTGACCATTACGCTGGAAGAAGCGGCCACCACAACCCAAAAGACAATCCCCTCCCAGCCGGGCTCCCCCATTGACAGGCTCTCGGTAAAGATCCCGGCAGGAATCTCGACGGGGAAAAAACTCAGGTTGAGAGGGCAAGGGCAACCCGGGTTGTATGGTGGGCCCAGGGGCGACGTTTATATACACATCAAGGTCCTGGATCACCCCCTCTTTAAACGGGAGGGTGATGATCTCATCATAACCAGGGAGATCAAGTTTTCAGAGGCCGTCCTTGGAACCGAGATCGAGGTACCTACGATAGACGGGAAAACTTTGAGACTCAAAATTCCCCCGGGCACCCAGAGCAGGGCAAGGTTCAGGCTCAAGGGGTACGGAATGCCACATATGAAAGGGACCGGAAGGGGTGACGCCTATGTTGAGATTTCAATCGCCGTTCCAAGAAAACTCGACAGAAAGCAACGGGCCCTGATCCGGGAACTGGCGGAGGCTGGATTATAA